Proteins from a genomic interval of Helicoverpa armigera isolate CAAS_96S chromosome 9, ASM3070526v1, whole genome shotgun sequence:
- the Tlk gene encoding LOW QUALITY PROTEIN: serine/threonine-protein kinase tousled-like 2 (The sequence of the model RefSeq protein was modified relative to this genomic sequence to represent the inferred CDS: inserted 3 bases in 2 codons), with protein MHFKESFAMSDRPNERGRRNSRCKGAGVKMEHFQAALDPRKQELLEARFLGAKVSTREILVETRRTPEYKTMSAGSQIQMAPQTTVNTGQPLHNQDSNMSTGSSHSDKEVDALTXEKSAAMRGSTVAPXTALVPPSGATPTIAMPERKRKRKGEEGVGGGGGGGGKQRHNSSDKNIREYFSKHPSSSPVRHAGAKSPSPQGANYPMYPPSPSSLLPSGADFLRSASQQRPHTSVKQVQTELTCQRIQELETQASSDLELRNNKIEELTRSNEELKHQVQAQSKVIDQHKSHINKCIEVVKKLLNEKSTIEKKEARQRCMQNRLRLGQFVTQRVGATFQENWTDGYAFQELTRRQEEITAEKEEIDRQKKLLFKKRPVNNEGGGGRGKRTVSAAPATPQPSPLHNGTDAPTFLKPDPLPSMTYQEYYEADEILKLRQSALKKEDADLQLEMEKLERERNLHIRELKRIHNEDQSRFSQHPVLSDRYLLLMLLGKGGFSEVHKAFDLREQRYTACKVHQLNKDWKEDKKANYIKHALREYNIHKALDHPRIVKLYDVFEIDGNSFCTVLEYCNGHDLDFYLKQHKTIPEREARSIVMQVVSALKYLNEIKPPVIHYDLKPGNILLTEGNVCGEIKITDFGLSKVMDEENYNPDHGMDLTSQGAGTYWYLPPECFVVGKNPPKISSKVDVWSVGVIFYQCLYGKKPFGHNQSQATILEENTILKATEVQFANKPTVSNEAKSFIRACLAYRKEERIDVFGLARHEYLQPPMPKSRGAGGGSGGGGAGAGAGGAAAPSAFSSNMFGAGSSS; from the exons ATGTCAGCTGGGTCACAAATTCAGATGGCACCACAAACCACTGTCAACACGGGGCAACCTCTACACAATCAGGACTCCAATATGAGCACAG GGTCATCTCATAGCGATAAAGAAGTTGACGCTTTAAC CGAAAAGTCTGCTGCTATGCGAGGCTCAACAGTTGCAC GCACTGCTCTAGTGCCCCCGAGCGGTGCCACACCTACTATAGCCATGCCAGAAAGGAAAAGGAAACGGAAAG GAGAAGAAGGTGTTGGCGGCGGTGGGGGCGGTGGTGGCAAGCAGAGGCATAACTCATCAGACAAAAACATTAGGGAATACTTCTCAAAACACCCCTCATCAAGTCCTGTCAGGCATGCTGGCGCCAAGTCGCCATCACCGCAGGGCGCAAATTATCCTATG TACCCACCGTCACCCTCGTCGTTACTGCCTTCTGGTGCCGATTTTTTACGTTCGGCGTCGCAGCAACGACCACACACATCTGTTAAACAG GTTCAAACAGAACTGACATGTCAGAGGATACAGGAGTTAGAAACTCAAGCATCTTCTGACTTagaactaagaaataataaaatagaagaaTTAACGAGATCTAATGAAGAATTGAAACATCAAGTGCAAGCGCAGAGCAAG GTAATAGATCAACATAAATCACACATCAATAAATGTATAGAAGTTGTAAAAAAGCTGTTAAATGAGAAAAGCACAATTGAGAAGAAAGAGGCTCGACAGCGGTGCATGCAAAACAGACTGAGGCTGGGCCAGTTTGTGACGCAGCGCGTCGGCGCTACCTTTCAAGAGAATTGGACTGATGGATATGCATTTCAAGAATTAACGAG GCGGCAAGAAGAAATAACAGCAGAAAAGGAGGAAATAGACCGGCAGAAGAAGTTGTTATTCAAGAAGCGTCCGGTGAACAACgagggcggcggcgggcgcggcaaGCGCACGGTGTCGGCGGCGCCCGCCACGCCGCAGCCCAGCCCGCTGCACAACGGCACCGACGCGCCCACCTTCCTCAAGCCCGACCCGCTGCCCAGCATGACCTACCAGGAGTATTATGAGGCTGATGAGATACTCAAG ttgAGACAGAGTGCGCTTAAGAAGGAAGATGCAGACTTGCAGCTAGAGATGGAAAAGTTAGAGAGAGAAAGAAATCTTCACATTAGGGAGCTGAAGCGGATACACAATGAGGATCAGAGCCGGTTCTCACAACATCCTGTGCTCTCTGATCG GTACCTGTTGCTAATGTTACTCGGCAAGGGCGGCTTCAGTGAGGTGCACAAGGCGTTCGACCTGCGAGAGCAACGGTATACCGCCTGCAAGGTGCACCAACTTAACAAAGACTGGAAGGAAGACAAGAAGGCCAACTATATCAA ACATGCGCTGCGGGAGTACAACATACACAAAGCACTCGATCACCCGCGCATTGTTAAGTTATATGACGTATTTGAAATTGACGGCAACTCCTTTTGTACAGTCCTTGAGTACTGTAACGGACATGATCTCGACTTTTATCTCAAACAG CACAAGACTATTCCAGAGCGCGAGGCTCGTTCAATCGTGATGCAAGTCGTGTCAGCGTTGAAGTATTTGAACGAGATCAAGCCGCCGGTGATCCACTACGACTTGAAGCCTGGAAACATTCTGCTCACCGAGGGCAACGTGTGCGGCGAGATCAAGATCACTGACTTCGGCCTCTCCAAGGTCATGGACGAGGAGAACTATAATCCCGACCACGGGATGGACTTAACGAGCCAGGGAGCAGGCACTTATTG GTACCTGCCACCCGAGTGCTTCGTTGTCGGTAAAAACCCACCAAAGATCAGTAGCAAGGTGGATGTATGGAGTGTAGGAGTGATCTTCTACCAGTGCCTGTACGGTAAGAAGCCGTTTGGCCACAACCAGAGTCAGGCCACCATACTGGAGGAGAACACTATACTGAAGGCTACCGAGGTGCAGTTTGCTAACAAACCTACGGTCAGCAACGAGGCTAAG AGCTTCATCCGCGCGTGCCTGGCGTACCGCAAGGAGGAGCGCATCGACGTGTTCGGGCTGGCGCGGCACGAGTACCTGCAGCCGCCCATGCCCAAGtcgcgcggcgcgggcggcggctcgggcggcggcggcgcgggcgcgggcgcgggcggcgccgcgGCGCCCAGCGCCTTCAGCTCCAACATGTTCGGCGCGGGCTCGTCCTCCtag
- the LOC135117341 gene encoding uncharacterized protein LOC135117341, with the protein MDGEVIETGAGLPGASSLSVRRKRLRSPRVTPAQIDALLSILEARPYLHTRKFTGLQGRENFETGWREVAEELNNLPNGSRKTPEQWMTVWRDLKAALAVRRQN; encoded by the exons atggACGGTGAAGTCATTGAAACAGGCGCAGGCCTGCCGGGTGCCAGCAGCTTGAGCGTCAG GCGTAAGCGTCTGCGTAGCCCTCGTGTTACACCCGCTCAAATTGATGCACTACTATCAATATTAGAAGCGCGTCCATATTTGCACACGCGGAAATTTACCGGCTTGCAGGGCCGGGAAAATTTCGAAACGGGCTGGAGGGAGGTTGCCGAGGAGCTCAATAATCTCCCTAACGGGTCTAGAAAGACACCAGAGCAGTGGATGACG GTTTGGAGAGACTTAAAAGCCGCGCTTGCAGtaaggcggcaaaattaa
- the LOC135117319 gene encoding uncharacterized protein LOC135117319, translating to MPEEDLLQHEMEAGVVISEVLTLPHSQARDFVELLPTETTINDSRATAGSSPPPIQEQVQDAPQSPVLQMTVRGRRTETVASSTPPLRQRPRRKRNLNPRQSVSEQYSAARREFLAVAEANAATMKMLATAAQAQADAAKMQAEAAKVQAEATLQLVKVGNKIADAINNYINKNNK from the exons ATGCCAGAGGAAGAT ttattacaacatgagatggaggctggggtggtaatctctgaggttctcaccttacctcattctcagg ctagagattttgtggaattgttaccgactgaaacaa caatcaatgacagcagagcaacggctggttcttcaccaccacccatccaagaacaagtgcaagatgcccctcagtcgccagtactacaaatga cagtacgtggcagaaggacagaaactgttgcatcatcaacaccaccactgcgacagagacccagaagaaagagga atctgaatcctcgccaaagtgtttctgagcaatatagtgcagctcgacgagaatttctagcagttgcagaagcaaatgctgctacaatgaag atgctggcaactgctgctcaagcgcaagcagatgctgccaagatgcaggctgaggcagccaaggtacaagccgaggcgacgctgcaattggtaaaagtcggaaacaaaatagctgacgcaataaataattacataaataaaaataataaatga
- the LOC135117320 gene encoding putative nuclease HARBI1 produces the protein MKRHFENGDRRAWLLGDDGYPLEPWLMTPIKHQQPGTPEYKYTEAHCSARNIIERCFGVLKSVFRCLSHQRQLMYEPYMAGLIINACAVLHNMRITYKLPEPESTTSMQLVDNSRFHDDMLEVTGSGRAVAERIRRRLINTSFT, from the exons atgaagcgacattttgaaaatggggaccgccgtgcttggctgcttg gtgatgatggatatcctctggaaccgtggttaatgactcccataaaacatcaacagcctggcacaccggaatataaatataccgaagcacactgctcagctaggaacatcatagaaagatgcttcggtgtgctaaaatctgtgtttagatgtctatcacaccaacgccagttaatgtacgaaccctatatggctggcctaataattaacgcatgtgcagtgctccacaatatgcggataacatataaattaccggaaccagagtccaccacatccatgcagctggtggataatagtagattccatgatgatatgttagaagttacag gttctgggcgagctgttgcagagcgcataagaagaaggctaattaacactagtttcacataa